Proteins from a genomic interval of Zingiber officinale cultivar Zhangliang chromosome 2A, Zo_v1.1, whole genome shotgun sequence:
- the LOC122039559 gene encoding protein TRACHEARY ELEMENT DIFFERENTIATION-RELATED 7A-like codes for MAFRSPPPPPARQPPTSPPPTPRQSPPPPTPIVNPPPPPAPTPKLPPPPPNVKPPPPPAPTPMLPPPPPSVKPPPPPQRSPPPPPSVKPPPPPTPKLPPPPQRIPPPPPSVKPPPPPQRIPPPPPSVKPPPPPTPKLPPPPAPVAPLVPPPPPPGPNHTVVIVVVATLGGLVLLGFLAAAVFCFLQKRKKKQKAAAREGLAADVEGHVHGQQLHERFKKGAASSFGKAARSSSRATG; via the coding sequence ATGGCCTTCCGATCTCCTCCTCCGCCCCCCGCAAGGCAACCACCCACGTCACCTCCTCCCACACCACGTCAAAGTCCCCCGCCTCCCACTCCCATCGTGAACCCACCGCCGCCTCCGGCTCCCACTCCCAAACTGCCACCGCCGCCTCCGAATGTAAAGCCACCGCCACCTCCGGCTCCCACTCCCATGCTGCCACCGCCGCCTCCTAGTGTAAAGCCACCACCGCCGCCACAACGAAGCCCCCCGCCGCCTCCTAGTGTTAAGCCACCGCCACCTCCCACTCCCAAACTGCCACCGCCGCCACAACGAATCCCCCCGCCGCCTCCTAGTGTAAAGCCACCACCGCCGCCACAACGAATCCCCCCGCCGCCTCCTAGTGTTAAGCCACCGCCACCTCCCACTCCCAAACTGCCACCGCCGCCGGCTCCAGTTGCACCGCTAGTTCCGCCGCCGCCACCGCCGGGCCCAAACCACACCGTGGTCATCGTGGTGGTAGCCACCCTCGGCGGCCTTGTCCTCCTCGGTTTCCTTGCGGCGGCCGTGTTCTGTTTCCTacagaagagaaagaagaagcagaaggcgGCAGCGAGAGAAGGGCTGGCGGCGGACGTGGAGGGTCATGTGCACGGGCAGCAGTTACACGAAAGGTTCAAGAAGGGGGCGGCGTCCTCCTTCGGTAAAGCTGCACGCAGTTCCAGCCGGGCGACCGGTTAG